Proteins from a single region of Kluyveromyces lactis strain NRRL Y-1140 chromosome C complete sequence:
- a CDS encoding uncharacterized protein (similar to uniprot|P22108 Saccharomyces cerevisiae YDR530c APA2 Diadenosine 5',5''-P1,P4-tetraphosphate phosphorylase II), with translation MFPSNLREIVEATYEKAVANGHVKFTESSSKKLKDVDAGISYQVTFAPSLQSKPERLPIAIDENGAPIPKKDPFAEPEPELTILDDCAGDYKLLLNKYPVAANHLILVTKKYLLQTAPLSPKDLLTTYKLLQELDDEDEMLRHLAFYNCGPNSGSSQDHKHLQILPLPYKFVPYQDKLCSGKEHFIPNAKTEPLQDAKIPFAHYAVPLPEDPEKVDEDLLAMTFVSLLQRTLSMFQDWEGSNAEKSNDDEASIPAYNVLMTKEWLCLVPRSKAFAETPSIGFNATGYAGLVLVKWDETLKVLNENPSAVTKLLLECSFPSTAGAKPTEYHY, from the coding sequence ATGTTCCCTAGTAACCTAagagaaattgttgaagcAACCTATGAAAAAGCAGTTGCAAACGGTCATGTCAAATTCACCGAATCATCCTCTAAAAAGCTAAAGGATGTAGATGCAGGAATTTCATATCAGGTAACTTTTGCACCATCCCTTCAAAGCAAGCCGGAAAGGTTACCTATTGCTATCGACGAAAACGGTGCCCCTataccaaagaaagatcCGTTCGCAGAACCTGAACCTGAATTAACAATTCTCGATGATTGTGCCGGTGATTATAAGTTATTACTGAACAAATACCCAGTTGCCGCAAACCATTTGATACTAGTAACGAAAAAGTACTTGTTGCAGACAGCTCCTTTAAGTCCCAAAGATTTGTTAACTACTTATAAATTATTGCAAGAATtagatgacgaagatgagATGTTGAGACATTTGGCCTTCTATAACTGTGGCCCAAACAGTGGTTCTTCTCAGGATCACAAGCATCTTCAAATCCTTCCATTACCTTATAAATTCGTTCCTTACCAGGATAAGTTATGTAGTGGTAAAGAACATTTCATTCCGAACGCTAAGACTGAACCTTTACAAGATGCAAAAATCCCATTTGCACACTACGCCGTTCCATTACCTGAGGATCCTGAAAAAGTGGATGAAGATCTACTAGCAATGACATTTGTATCATTGTTGCAGAGAACTTTATCTATGTTCCAGGATTGGGAGGGAAGTAACGCAGAAAAATCAAATGACGATGAGGCCAGTATTCCGGCATATAACGTGCTGATGACAAAAGAATGGCTATGTTTGGTGCCTAGATCGAAGGCATTTGCAGAAACTCCTAGTATTGGCTTCAATGCTACTGGATACGCGGGTTTAGTGTTGGTAAAGTGGGATGAGACTTTGAAAGTCCTCAATGAAAACCCATCGGCTGTGACCAAATTGCTATTAGAGTGTTCCTTCCCTAGCACTGCAGGCGCTAAACCAACAGAATATCACTATTGA
- a CDS encoding uncharacterized protein (no similarity): MQFKNIVASFAAVAAVASAQNATNGTNATNGTNGTNGTNDTTSVSTGAAAANAMGAGVFGAAVAAGVAFLF, encoded by the coding sequence ATGCAATTCAAGAACATCGTTGCTTCCTTCGCTGCCGTCGCTGCTGTTGCCTCTGCCCAAAACGCCACCAACGGTACTAACGCCACCAACGGTACTAACGGTACCAACGGTACCAACGACACCACCTCTGTCTCCACTGGTGCTGCCGCTGCTAACGCTATGGGTGCTGGTGTTTTCGGTGCTGCCGTTGCCGCTGGTGTTGCCTTCTTGTTCTAA
- the QCR7 gene encoding ubiquinol--cytochrome-c reductase subunit 7 (highly similar to uniprot|P00128 Saccharomyces cerevisiae YDR529C): MPQTFTSIAKIGDYILRTPALAKVVVPIAHQFINLSGYRKMGLRFDDLIEEENELAQTALRRLPADESYARIYRIINAHQLSLSHHLLPKDKWTKPEDDIPYLTPYLLEAEAFVKEKEELDNLEVAK, translated from the coding sequence ATGCCACAAACATTTACTTCTATTGCTAAGATCGGTGACTACATTTTAAGAACCCCAGCTCTTGCTAAAGTTGTCGTTCCAATCGCTCACCAGTTCATCAACTTGTCTGGTTACAGAAAGATGGGTTTGAGATTCGATGACttgattgaagaagagaacGAGCTTGCCCAAACTGCTTTGAGAAGACTACCAGCCGATGAATCCTACGCTAGAATTTACAGAATCATCAATGCCCACCAACTATCTTTGTCCCACCATTTGTTGCCAAAAGATAAGTGGACCAAACCAGAAGATGACATTCCATACTTGACTCCTTATTTGTTGGAAGCTGAAGCCTTTGTtaaggaaaaggaagaattgGACAACTTGGAAGTTGCCAAATAA
- the CAB1 gene encoding pantothenate kinase (similar to uniprot|Q04430 Saccharomyces cerevisiae YDR531W Pantothenate kinase (ATP:D-pantothenate 4'-phosphotransferase EC 2.7.1.33) catalyzes the first committed step in the universal biosynthetic pathway leading to CoA.), whose protein sequence is MTSDILLTHSQLIPTPQEDETTNGSGNVFTIAVDIGGTLAKVVFMPLNTNRLMFRTLETERIEEFMELLHDIIQEYHDGLYERTLLVATGGGSYKFYDLLVEQFPTVIGIERSDEMDCLIKGLDFFIHEIPNEIFTYNDLEGEEAVEPLHNSNSIYPYMLVNIGSGVSILKVDSPTSFSRVGGSSLGGGTLWGLLSLITGAKSFDEMLSWAHRGDNTNVDMLVGDIYGTAYDKLGLKSTHIASSFGKVFQNRSQVEPEDKRYPSPSETSTEDIQKDKKFNNADISKSLLYAISNNIGQIAYLQAKIHHVKNIYFGGSYIRGHYTTMNTLSYAINFWSEGRKKAFFLKHEGYLGAMGAYLLACKDKMSSNVEPS, encoded by the coding sequence ATGACTTCTGATATACTGTTGACGCACTCGCAACTTATACCAACTCCGCAGGAGGATGAAACTACGAATGGGTCCGGTAATGTTTTCACCATAGCTGTTGATATTGGTGGCACGCTTGCAAAGGTGGTTTTCATGCCACTCAATACCAATAGATTGATGTTCAGAACTTTGGAAACTGAGCGGATCGAGGAATTCATGGAACTCTTACATGATATCATACAAGAGTATCACGATGGGCTATACGAACGTACGCTATTAGTAGCTACCGGAGGGGGCTCTTATAAATTTTATGATTTATTAGTTGAGCAGTTCCCAACTGTAATTGGTATAGAGCGATCTGATGAAATGGACTGTTTGATCAAAGGGttagatttcttcattcaCGAAATACCAAATGAAATTTTTACTTATAATGATCTGgaaggagaagaagcagTGGAACCACTACATAATTCTAACTCCATATATCCCTATATGTTGGTAAACATAGGGTCCGGGGTGTCTATCTTGAAAGTGGACTCTCCAACGTCCTTCAGTAGAGTTGGGGGATCATCTCTTGGAGGAGGCACCCTTTGGGGTCTATTATCTTTGATCACAGGCGCTAAATCTTTCGATGAAATGTTAAGTTGGGCGCATAGGGGCGATAATACTAACGTTGATATGCTCGTTGGTGACATCTATGGCACCGCATACGATAAGCTAGGACTAAAATCTACTCACATTGCATCGTCCTTTGGGAAAGTGTTTCAAAACAGGTCACAGGTGGAGCCCGAGGATAAAAGGTATCCATCACCGTCTGAAACTTCTACAGAAgacattcaaaaagataaaaaattcaataatgcCGATATTTCGAAGTCGCTACTCTATGCTATCTCAAATAACATTGGCCAAATTGCATATTTACAAGCTAAAATTCACCACGTTAAAAACATATATTTTGGTGGCTCCTATATTAGAGGACACTATACTACTATGAATACCTTAAGCTACGCTATCAACTTTTGGTCAGAGGGCAGAAAGAAAGCGTTTTTCCTAAAACACGAGGGTTATTTGGGAGCAATGGGGGCTTACCTCCTTGCGTGCAAAGACAAAATGAGCAGCAATGTTGAACCATCCTGA
- the SNA2 gene encoding Sna2p (similar to uniprot|P56508 Saccharomyces cerevisiae YDR525W-A) has translation MHARDWFLVFIAIFLPPVAVWIKRGFFTKDFLLNVLLFLLGFFPGLIHALWVISKHPYESEGDVLSRGQGYGSMS, from the coding sequence ATGCACGCACGTGACTGGTTTCTAGTGTTCATTGCGATCTTTCTACCTCCTGTAGCAGTTTGGATAAAGAGAGGCTTCTTCACCAAAGATTTTCTGCTTAATGTGCTATTGTTCCTTCTAGGATTCTTCCCAGGTTTGATTCATGCCCTATGGGTTATTTCAAAGCACCCATACGAAAGTGAAGGTGATGTATTGAGCCGCGGCCAGGGATACGGCTCTATGTCATAA
- the RBA50 gene encoding Rba50p (similar to uniprot|Q04418 Saccharomyces cerevisiae YDR527W), translated as MDLFGDIVERETVAPDAVSNQGMPTTGFPKLHQPEKVSSWKQRLMEKKKKKQQRSNTGSEPPNANFVEVGNDSCFSDDTKTDPNALSEAERIHLQNLAVLQSMTPEQFERERQELMDSLNPNVLKSLIARVDKKMTSLSLKDGETSRSKPPVPQYAEIEGPGTWIGGSNKVKDLPKLDDKAVDEALGINSVEVQPLKSVRFERDLKKEEVHNIKPDEYDRTDEVPNGTFNDEDDMAPQEYQFVQSIDHMSNKDLLAEVHFIKARKTMGKEQEYEPLDINDPNFDQELHKKFFPDLPQEPDKLKWMQQVENTGKAEEVIHDVSVCRFDFKGNMVPPGRKLTTTNNGLHHHSDAPELAGYTIPELAHLSLSKFPAQRSIAIQTLGRILYKLGKQSYAQLVPEVDAETYQEEGGSKQIINKIYYMFWDVMKDCKVIETLQLAADESKTANISVRNYAIDALWLWKQGGGDLRAVSKE; from the coding sequence ATGGATTTGTTTGGTGATATTGTCGAGAGAGAAACCGTTGCTCCAGATGCCGTTTCCAACCAAGGTATGCCTACTACTGGCTTCCCCAAGTTACATCAGCCAGAGAAAGTATCTAGTTGGAAGCAACGCTtaatggaaaagaagaagaagaaacagcAGAGAAGTAACACTGGATCAGAACCTCCAAATGCTAACTTTGTTGAGGTTGGAAATGACTCGTGTTTCTCGGATGATACTAAAACAGACCCTAATGCCTTGTCTGAAGCAGAAAGAAtacatcttcaaaacttgGCTGTGTTACAGAGTATGACACCTGAGCAATTCGAACGTGAAAGACAAGAGTTAATGGATTCTTTGAACCCGAATGTGTTGAAATCGTTGATTGCTCGGGTtgacaaaaaaatgacGTCCTTGTCGTTAAAGGATGGTGAAACATCGAGGTCTAAACCACCTGTTCCGCAGTATGCTGAAATCGAAGGTCCAGGTACGTGGATTGGTGGAAGCAACAAGGTTAAAGACTTACCCAAATTAGACGATAAGGCTGTGGATGAGGCTTTAGGCATAAATTCTGTTGAGGTTCAGCCTCTGAAATCTGTGAGATTTGAGCGAGATctgaagaaagaggaagTTCACAATATCAAACCTGACGAGTATGATCGAACCGATGAAGTACCTAATGGAACTTTCAAcgacgaagatgatatgGCACCCCAAGAGTACCAGTTTGTTCAAAGTATAGATCATATGAGTAATAAAGACTTACTAGCGGAGGTACATTTTATAAAGGCAAGAAAAACCATGGGGAAGGAACAAGAATATGAGCCTTTGGATATAAATGACCCTAACTTCGATCAGGAGTTACACAAGAAGTTTTTCCCCGACCTACCGCAAGAACCAGATAAATTAAAATGGATGCAACAAGTAGAAAACACAGGCAAGGCAGAAGAAGTCATTCATGACGTTTCTGTTTGTCGATTTGACTTCAAAGGTAATATGGTACCCCCTGGGAGGAAACTGACCACTACGAACAATGGTTTACATCACCATTCGGACGCTCCAGAGCTCGCAGGTTATACCATCCCAGAACTTGCTCATTTATCTCTTTCTAAATTCCCTGCACAAAGGTCGATTGCCATTCAAACTCTCGGAAGAATTCTATATAAACTCGGTAAGCAGTCATACGCTCAACTTGTACCTGAAGTCGATGCTGAAACgtatcaagaagaagggGGATCCAAGCAAATAATAAACAAAATCTACTACATGTTTTGGGATGTGATGAAGGACTGTAAAGTTATAGAAACATTGCAGTTAGCGGCAGACGAATCTAAAACCGCAAACATCAGTGTGAGAAATTATGCTATAGACGCACTCTGGCTATGGAAGCAAGGAGGCGGCGATCTTAGAGCTGTAAGTAAGGAATGA
- the KRE28 gene encoding Kre28p (weakly similar to uniprot|Q04431 Saccharomyces cerevisiae YDR532C KRE28), which yields MTHYHSEYYSEVEKFEYQVTHVTEQILQEQDRLRGSTLHEYNQTILQLVSDYEMFNSNGQCDPSEINLPLEKLESWTNSLKQIHLELESIDNFLRYAIPSDQTILNLSKFNESKYETLQAEVSELRDINVVQLQKEIESLQQQITTKSDENLLISEKIKESCLEASQDIDQCWKLLEQLEAYENANPSTEVITTTDPAFSTYNQWKWNQLAESELKHINQQLITLRATKEKLDKVFSKRSELETSPKSIETFTSYQLLSQLWRSKFIRQLLPDIANLEVYPQSGKLKFEVGIMQVIMQIESGIIKSVSLFSYELSYDRIETIKEDILGRIEHQKSLFKVLVVITDYIVNSL from the coding sequence ATGACACACTATCATTCAGAATACTACTCTGAAGTAGagaaatttgaatatcaagTAACACATGTAACTGAGCAGATATTGCAGGAACAAGATCGGCTAAGAGGATCCACTTTACACGAGTACAATCAAACAATATTACAGTTAGTATCTGATTATGAGATGTTTAATAGTAATGGGCAGTGTGATCCTTCTGAAATAAATTTACCCTtagaaaaattggaatCCTGGACCAACAGTTTGAAACAGATTCATTTGGAATTGGAATCTATCGATAATTTTTTGCGATACGCTATACCTTCGGATCAAACAATCCTTAACTTGTCGAAATTCAACGAAAGCAAATACGAAACATTACAGGCTGAGGTATCTGAGCTCAGAGACATTAATGTTGTTCAgcttcaaaaagaaatagagaGCCTTCAGCAACAAATTACAACAAAAAGTGATGAGAATCTCTTGATaagtgaaaaaataaaagaatcCTGTCTAGAGGCTTCTCAAGACATTGATCAATGTTGGAAATTACTAGAGCAACTAGAAGCATATGAGAATGCCAACCCTTCGACAGAAGTTATAACTACCACAGATCCAGCGTTTTCAACTTACAATCAATGGAAATGGAATCAGCTAGCTGAatcagaattgaaacaCATTAATCAACAATTGATAACCTTGCGAGCAACTAAGGAAAAATTAGATAAAGTTTTTTCCAAAAGGTCTGAGCTTGAAACTTCTCccaaatcaattgaaacctTCACCAGCTACCAATTATTGTCACAATTGTGGCGGTCGAAATTTATACGACAACTGCTTCCTGATATAGCAAATTTGGAAGTTTATCCTCAGTCAGGAAAGTTGAAGTTTGAGGTTGGCATAATGCAAGTGATCATGCAAATAGAATCAGGAATAATAAAATCAGTATCTTTGTTCTCTTATGAACTTTCATATGATAGGATTGAAACTATAAAGGAAGACATTTTGGGCAGAATTGAGCACCAGAAATCATTATTTAAAGTTTTGGTGGTAATAACTGATTATATCGTAAATTCATTATAA